The genomic region GCTATATAACGTATAACCCAGGTGTCGTCGTCAAGTATAAAATCCTCCACGTGGCCTGTCTCTTTATCCCTGGCCTGGATCTTATAGCCCGTAATTTCCCTGCTGCTTCTTAAGTGAGGGTCGCCTTTTTTTTCATTTTGCGAAGCCTGAGTTTCATTGTCTTTTGCCTCGTCCATTGCCCCTTCGTTTAATATGGGACCCGAGGCCATAAAGCTTGCAGCTCCGGGTGTATAGGGCAGGCCGGCCTCACCCCAGTCCCAGTACCTGGGCCAGTTATAATATTTCATCAGGTCAATTTCGTTCTGCCGGCTTACAGGTTCGTCTGTGGAAACATCAGGGCTATTTTCGATCTGCTTTTTGGTAAGGTTAAGTGCAAGTTTTTTTTCTTTCCAGTCGGTTTTGGCAACAGAAAAAGGGGAAATCAGTACCTGTTTTTTGGAAAGCCATCCGCCGGTCTCCACTACAAGGTAGCGGATAGTCCATTTTGCATCGTCAAAGTAAAAGTCGTATACATCGCCAATTTCACCATCTGTAGCAATTATCCTGTATTTCTCAATTTCCTTTATACTTCTGAGCATCCTTTTAGATCCCTCCTTCCCTGCATTACGGAGAACAAACCTCATCAAAGGTGAGCACCTCTCAAGAGAGATTAAAGAGCCGGCTCTCTTGAGAGGGTGAGTGGGCTTAATGATCTTTGCTTTTACATAAACCAAACGTCACTTTAGTATTTGCATCACTGCAACCCTTTGAACAATCCCACTCCAAACGTCACCTAACTATAAAAATAGCAAAAACACTCTCTGTGTCAAGCTATTACGCAGGGTAAAAGGAACCTCTTACTGCGCCATGGAGATCATGGCGTCAATCTCTTCAACCATCTGATCCGTGTTGCCTCCGAAGCCAACAACCTTGAAGCGCACCATTCCGTCTTTATCTATTACGAATTTGGTCGGAATACCCGGAACCTTAAAGAGTTCATTAACCTTGCTGTCGTTATCCAGCAAGACGTAGAATGGGTACTGGTTTTTCTGAAGAAAATCAGCGGCGTTTTTCTTTTTGTCTTCCACGCGCTCACGCGTATCTATGAAAAGAAAACGTACCTCCGGATTTGATGCATACTTCTCCACGGCTTTCTTCATGCCGGGGAATGAAGCCCTGCAGGGGCCGCACCATGTTGCCCAGAAGTCAAGTATTACGGTTTTGCCTTTAAGTGAAGAGAGGCTAACTTCCTTGCCCTCGAGGTCCTTCAGCTTAAAATCAGGGGCTTTATCGCTTATCATCTCTTTTTTAAGTTTCTGTATCATGCCCTGTTTTGCCGCGGCCTCAAGTTCCGCCATATATGCGGTAAATCCGTTCTCACTGCCGTTTTTCTTTTCGTATGCCGTTTTAATGTAATCTTTAAGCAAAGGAGTGCCGTTGCCGGTTTTAATCAAAGATTCCAGGTGGGAGAGTGCTTTTTCGTTTTCCCCCTTTTCAATAAGGAGGCTTGCATAAAGCTCATTTGCTGAGACTTCATTGTTCTGCAGGAGGCTTACGGCTTCTGCTA from Ignavibacteria bacterium harbors:
- a CDS encoding PRC-barrel domain containing protein; translated protein: MLRSIKEIEKYRIIATDGEIGDVYDFYFDDAKWTIRYLVVETGGWLSKKQVLISPFSVAKTDWKEKKLALNLTKKQIENSPDVSTDEPVSRQNEIDLMKYYNWPRYWDWGEAGLPYTPGAASFMASGPILNEGAMDEAKDNETQASQNEKKGDPHLRSSREITGYKIQARDKETGHVEDFILDDDTWVIRYIAVDTGTWLTGGKRFLVAPHWIEKVQWAESKVHVVLNSEDIKSSPPYDPSQTLNRDYEELLYEHYGLPKYWV